Proteins encoded in a region of the Globicephala melas chromosome 1, mGloMel1.2, whole genome shotgun sequence genome:
- the LOC115859887 gene encoding LOW QUALITY PROTEIN: putative RNA-binding protein Luc7-like 2 (The sequence of the model RefSeq protein was modified relative to this genomic sequence to represent the inferred CDS: inserted 1 base in 1 codon; deleted 2 bases in 1 codon): protein MEYYAEIKTTTTITIDRPNNMDKFRIILLSERNQTPKKKSCWRRRWRRAASELEGGLTSSGTQRRVRERGSLSGAAAFHVRVVVRSAARTLLQPLHLPFSHASRQRRQPRQRLTFPDPFPLSPPPERVRSAPHPRPSARYAAAVSAQAQMRAMLDQLMGTSRDGDTTHQRIKFSDDRVCKSHLLNCCPHDVLSGTRIDLGECLKVHDLALRADYEIASKEQDFFFELDAMDHLQSFIADCDRRTEVAKKRLAETQEEISAEVAAKAERVHELNEIGKLLAKVEQLGAEGNVEESQKVMHEVEKARAKKREAEEVYRNSMPFWKLEASSFQQQKLRVCEVCSAYLGLHDNDRRLADHFGGKLHLGFIEIREKLEELKRVVAKKQEKRNQERLRRREEREREEREKLRRSRSHSKNPKRSRSREYRRHRSRSMSREWKRRTRSKSREKRHRHRSRSSSHSRSRSHQRSGHSSRDRSRERSRRRSSKERFREQDLASRDRDRNSRDRSPRDRDRKGKKQSYESANGRSEDRRSSEEREAXGDIISCVHILNP from the exons ATGGAGTACTAcgcagaaataaaaacaacaacaacaataacaattgACAGACCTAACAACATGGACAAATTCAGAATAAttttgttgagtgaaagaaatcagacccCAAAAAAGAAGTCATGTTGGCGGCGACGGTGGCGGCGAGCGGCGTCAGAGCTTGAAGGGGGGCTGACGTCTTCTG GAACCCAACGGAGAGTGAGGGAACGAGGGTCGCTTTCAGGGGCTGCTGCCTTCCACGTACGCGTCGTCGTGAGGAGCGCAGCCCGGACTCTCCTGCAACCCCTCCATCTCCCTTTTTCGCACGCCTCGAGGCAGCGGCGGCAACCGAGACAGCGTCTCACCTTCCCCGACCCCTTCCCCTTGTCTCCCCCGCCCGAGCGGGTCCGGTCTGCGCCCCACCCCCGTCCGTCCGCCCGCTATGCCGCCGCCGTGTCTGCGCAGGCCCAGATGCGCGCGATGCTGGACCAGTTGATGGGCACCTCCCGGGACG GAGATACTACTCATCAACGAATCAAATTCAGTGATGACAGAGTATGCAAGAGTCACCTTCTGAATTGTTGCCCCCATGATGTCCTGTCTGGAACTAGAATCGATCTTGGAGAATGTCTGAAAGTCCATGACCTGGCTTTAAGAGCAGATTATGAAATTGCATCCAAAGaacaagattttttctttgaactCGATGCTATGGATCATCTGCAGTCATTCATTGCAGATTGTGATCGAAGAACAGAAGTGGCTAAGAAAAGATTAGCAGAAACTCAGGAAGAGATTAGTGCTGAAGTTGCAGCAAAGGCAGAACGTGTTCATGAGTTAAATGAAATCGGTAAATTGTTGGCTAAGGTGGAACAGCTAGGAGCTGAAGGGAATGTGGAGGAATCCCAGAAAGTAATGCATGAAGTAGAGAAAGCACgggcaaagaaaagagaagcagaggaagtTTATCGGAATTCCATGCCa ttctggaagctggaagcttCCAGTTTCCAGCAGCAGAAACTTCGAGTCTGTGAAGTTTGCtctgcctatttaggtcttcatgATAATGACAGACGACTGGCTGATCATTTTGGGGGTAAACTGCACCTGGGTTTTATTGAAATAAGAGAGAAACTTGAAGAATTAAAGAGAGTTGTAGCTAAGAAGCAGGAGAAAAGAAACCAGGAACGCctgagaagaagagaagaaagggagagagaagaaagggagaagctGAGGAGGTCTCGATCACATAGCAAGAATCCTAAAAGATCCAGGTCCAGAGAGTATCGCAGACATAGGTCTCGCTCCATGTCACGGGAATGGAAAAGGAGAACTCGATCCAAATCCCGGGAGAAACGCCATCGCCACAGGTCCCGCTCCAGCAGCCATAGTCGCAGTCGCAGCCACCAGAGAAGTGGGCACAGTTCTAGAGACAGGAGCAGAGAGCGATCCAGGAGGAGATCCTCAAAAGAGAGATTCAGAGAACAAGACTTAGCATCACGTGACAGAGACAGGAATTCAAGAGACAGATCACCTCGTGACAGAGATCGAAAAGGTAAGAAGCAGTCCTATGAGAGCGCTAATGGCAGATCAGAAGACAGGAGGAGCTCTGAAGAGCGTGAAG GGGGAGATATAATTAGCTGTGTACATATCCTCAATCCTTAA